In one window of Streptomyces roseofulvus DNA:
- a CDS encoding DUF317 domain-containing protein has translation MSKQRQKWSGWGDQQAAQQHYLIEPRYLAGGGDLRHITEYLRASGWKDSTPRSSAALVFGSPDGAVRVAYQPPGGWQIHGSAQGHQPAWQVTFTAQTPVEIVAGLTDALTKERSAHAPNVWAPLSEHGWSTDTGQEYTAVSPTRDAFVQYVDAGPQQHWWIGARNEHGAVWNLQATPTTPLHLLQGLTEALASPEPVMRPRGHVPPSKRIRVTSVSVLPEQLRGWQQARITAARAATWARNSVRVARPHTKTRQHVPH, from the coding sequence GTGAGCAAGCAGCGACAGAAGTGGTCTGGCTGGGGCGACCAGCAGGCCGCACAGCAGCACTACCTCATCGAGCCTCGATACCTGGCCGGTGGCGGGGACCTGCGGCACATCACCGAATACCTGCGCGCCTCCGGCTGGAAGGACAGCACCCCCCGATCGTCCGCCGCCCTCGTCTTCGGCTCCCCCGACGGAGCCGTCCGTGTCGCCTACCAGCCACCGGGCGGCTGGCAGATCCACGGCTCCGCCCAAGGACACCAGCCGGCCTGGCAGGTCACGTTCACCGCGCAGACGCCGGTGGAGATCGTCGCCGGCCTCACCGACGCACTGACCAAGGAACGCTCCGCACACGCCCCCAACGTGTGGGCGCCGCTCTCCGAACACGGCTGGTCCACCGACACCGGCCAGGAGTACACCGCCGTCAGCCCCACCCGGGACGCCTTCGTCCAGTACGTCGACGCCGGGCCCCAGCAGCACTGGTGGATCGGCGCCCGCAACGAACACGGAGCGGTCTGGAACCTGCAGGCCACCCCGACCACCCCCCTGCACCTGCTGCAGGGCCTGACCGAGGCCCTGGCCTCCCCCGAGCCGGTGATGCGACCGCGCGGGCACGTGCCGCCAAGCAAGCGCATCCGGGTCACCTCCGTGTCCGTACTTCCCGAACAGCTCAGAGGCTGGCAGCAGGCGCGCATCACCGCCGCCCGCGCCGCCACCTGGGCCCGCAACTCCGTCCGCGTCGCCCGGCCCCACACGAAGACCCGCCAGCACGTCCCCCACTGA